Below is a window of Atribacteraceae bacterium DNA.
CGAGCCTTCATCGATGTAGATGATCCGGTTTTTGGCTGCCCACAGGCTGATATGCCCGCTACCGTTCGGGAGGCTTGCGTACAAACCGGCCAAGGACGTTTGGAATCAATGGGTGAAATTGCCCGTTGTTTATACGAAAGCCTGGTTTTGAAATACCGCCGCAACGTCGAGTGCCTGGAAAAAATAACCGGACACAGGCTCGAATTCATTCATATAATGGGAGGTGGTATCCAGAATAAGACACTTTGTCAATGGATTGCGGACGCGACCGGTATTCCGGTGATGGCGGGACCTACGGAGACCACCTCAATGGGGAACCTTTTGATGCAACTGAAGGCCGATGGAGAGATCGTCAGTTTGGAAGAAGGCCGGGAAATTTCGCTTCGTTCGTCTCAGGTTGATTTTTATGAACCAAGTGGGAAAAAATGGTGGGACGACACCTATGGGAAGTACCGGGAGTTGTTCCGGAAGAAATAAAGACCGCTGGAGGGAGCATGGGTAAGTATCCTCGGATATATCTGTCATTGGATAATTGTTTTGCGGTCAAACGCTGGATCAGTCCGGCTGAGTGGATGCGGATCGCCGAGCAGATTGGTTGTGGTTATATTGAGGTGAGCACCGATACGGAGTGTGATCCATTTTATGGGAACCAGTCCTACCTGGACGATTGGTTGGAGAGCGTTCACGTCGCCCAAGCACAACACAATGTGACCATCGCCAATTTTTTCACCGGCTATTCAACCTATCGGACCGCCGGTCTTTTACACCCCGATGATCGGATTCGAGATCGGTTAGTCAATGACTGGTTCAAGGTCATGATTGGCTTGGCGGCCCGACTGGAGGCGGGATTAGGTTTCTATATACAGGCCTTTCCGAATTCCGTTCTGCAAGATCCGGAAGAATATCAATTATTCAAACAGAGACTTTTCGAGACGATAGCTGGGCTGGTGCGGTATGGAGCGCTTGCCGGATCGGGTTATTTGATGCTGGAACAGATGTACAGCCCTCATCAATATCCCTGGACCATAGAAACAGGTAAAGAATACCTCAGGGAAGTGTACCGGTTGTCTGGGGAACCATCCTATCTGGCATTGGACAGCGGTCACGCAACCGGACAGGTTCGCTTCCTGAGACCGACCAAAGAGCGGATAGAGCGTTCCATAGAAGAGATGAAAAACAACGACCGGCCGACCCCGGTCTGGTGGGGTGCGGAAACCACCAGACGACTGTTCCGGGATTTTCGTGCTCCCTCTTCTGCCGCCTGGGGGGAATTACTCCGCGCC
It encodes the following:
- a CDS encoding FGGY-family carbohydrate kinase, encoding VFEAGYGNNAIPEGRNMMVTYITGLWIIQQCRNRWLAQREGSLSWDEIVQVSEQCGPSRAFIDVDDPVFGCPQADMPATVREACVQTGQGRLESMGEIARCLYESLVLKYRRNVECLEKITGHRLEFIHIMGGGIQNKTLCQWIADATGIPVMAGPTETTSMGNLLMQLKADGEIVSLEEGREISLRSSQVDFYEPSGKKWWDDTYGKYRELFRKK